The DNA region GCACCAACGACCTGGCTGATCGTGTCGATACTCGTAGCCTCTCCGTCGCGGTAGTACGACGCGGCGCGGTCCAGCTGCTCCTCTACGCCGTCCCACCCACGGCCAAAGCCGCCAAAGGGGTTGCCCAAGGTGATCTCGTCCCGCCGGGAGTAGAGCTCCTTGTAGCCGCCTGCATTGCCGCGCAGAATTTCGTCCAGCGCGCGCCGGGAATCCGTGACTGCCCTATCGAAGTCCACCGACATCTCACGCCTCCGCTCCCCCGTAGAGATCCTTCCGAGGCCAATCATCCGCTCCCCGGCGCCAGCGGACAACCAGTGCACCCATCAGTCAAGGGAATCTGCCAGACTTGCCCAATGATTACCGAACACGCGTTGCTACCCGTCATTTCCGGGCTGGAAGAAGATTTTGAGGAGGCGTTCGATCAGGCCCGGTTGATCATTGCCTCGATGCCCGGATTTGTCTCGTTGTCGCTCTCGCGTTCGATCGAAACTCCCAGCACATACTTACTGCTCGTGAAATGGGACAGTCTGGAGGATCACACCGTTGGTTTCAGGGGATCCGCCCAGTATCAGCAGTGGCGCGAGCTGTTGCACCGCTTCTACGAGCCGTTTCCCAACGTCGAACACTACGAGCTGGTCAACTCTGATGCGCGGTAGAGTGCCCGGGCTTAGAGTTCGTTGAGCCACGGGTGGCCGGGATGGGCGACATCCAAGGCTGACCGGAGCCATCGTCGGCCGGCTGCGTTTAGCAACGGCAGACAGGCCTCGAAGTCCGCCTGGTCCTTCGGCCGGAGACCCGGGGCCTTGTGCAACAACTGGATCTCAGGCAGCAGATAGTTGATCCCGTCGCGGTTCCAAAGAATATCCTCGGTTGGACGGCTTACACGCGCATCCCGTTTGTAGATCCACGTCGAACTGGTCGCGTCCATGAGAATGACGTCGTACTCCCATGGATCTGCTCCACTCGCACGCACCCACAGATTCCCACACGTCGGCGGAAGCGGTTCGTCTACCTGGCCGGCGAGTGGGCGGAGGCTCCCCTTGTCAGCAGCCCATACGTCCTACCGCTGCTTGAGGTGCTCTCGCAGCAGGCCGACGTCGGAGCGCGGGATGCTCAGATCCAGGTCGCCATGTGGGCGCGGTATCCCCGCGAATGCCTCGATCGCCCATCCGCCAGCGATCCACCACAACCCGGGGTATCCGCTGAAGAGGTCGACCGCATCGGCCGGGGTCCGATGCGGCCAGGGCCCATACAGCCGAACGATCTCATTGTGATCAAGCATGCTCGAAGTCTAAGCAGCTCCACTTAGCCCTTCCAGGCACCGACCGCGCCCATATTGTGCAACGCTGGTTGCATGGATTTGGAGGTGTCACCCGCGCTCACGATTCCCACGTCGGAACTCGGCTGGCGGTTCTCGCGTTCGTCCGGGCCAGGCGGTCAACACGTCAACACCTCGGACAGCCGCGTCGAGCTCTCGTGGAACATCGGAGACTCCGCGGCGCTTACCGACGGCCAGCGCCTGATGCTGATCACGCGTCTCGAACCACGTCTCATCGCCGGAGTGATCACTGTGACAGCCTCCGAGCGGCGCTCCCAGCTGCGCAATCGCGAGATCGCCCTGGCCAAGCTCGCCGACCTCGTGGCAGAGGGTCTCGCTCCCGAAGCTGCTCCCCGACGGGCGACGAAACCCACCCGGGGTTCGAACCGCCGGCGTCTCGCCGCAAAAGAACAGCGGTCGGCGACCAAACGGCAACGACAGCGGCCGTCCGCCGAGTAGCCACCATCCAGTCGACAAATTCCAGCCGCGGGGACCCGGCAACGTTTGGATAGAGACCTGTTCGCGCTGAAATAGGCGAACTCGGGATGGAGATTCCTTCGGGCAGACGGAAAAGATTACTTTGAACGCCCCCCGGGCGACTATCGCAGCTTGGGAAGTCCCTCCATGACCCGCTGCGCAATTTCATTCGAGGATAATTCCTCGGTGTCGAAGTGGAGGTCATGGGCAATGTCCGGCCGCGTCTGCTCGAACCTTCGGTGCATCCGCCGCAGAAATTCCGGGTCCTTTGATATCCCACGGGTCGGGTCGGCGGTGGCGCGTGCCAGGGCGGTTTCGTACCTCGTTGTAATCAGCACCTTCCGGACGCTGACGTCCGAGCCAACATGACGCATGATCTGCTCGACCTCCTCAGGTGTTCCAGGCCCTTCGGCGATCACGGTCGGGATCGGCTTTTCCAGCCAGGCACCAACTAGCTGCCCATGGACCTCGTGCGCCCAGGTCCAGTCAGCCAGTGTTGGCAAGGCCATCTCGGCCACGGTGTCCAGCCCGACCACCACCACCGCCTCGCCGCTGCTGCGCAGCTTGTCAGCGAGGGTGGTCGCCAACGTGCTTTTTCCTGAGGCGATCGGTCCGATGATGAGCACGAGGCGGCGCGCCGGGACAGCTGGCCCAACGCCGTCGGGGTGGACGCCGCCCTCATCGACCCGAGGGATTCCCCCGGATTGACTCACCTCGGACCGCTGCCCGGCGGTCCGCTGAGCACGGTGGGGACGTACTCCAGCAGCTGGAGCCGGCCGTCGAAGGTTCTGCTGTTCACCATCTCGAGCGAGACGTCCGGATAGCCGTCGTAGATCCGCTCCCGCCCGGTGCGGCCCGTGATCACCGGAAAGACGACCAGCCGGAACCTGTCCACCAGGCCAGCGGCCAGCAGCGACCGGCTGAGGCTGAGGCTGCCGAGGGTGCTCAAGGGGCCGGTCCTTGTCCGCTTCATCTCCGCCACAGCCGCGACCGCGTCCCCGGTGACCAGTTCCGAGTTCGGCCATGTCAGGGGAGCCTTCAGGGTGGAGGAGAAGACGATCTTGGGCACGGCGACAAGGCCGGTCAGGCTGGCCCCCTCATCCTCGGAGAATCCCGAGTCCTCGGCTGCGGCTTCCTCAGACATGCTGGACATCAGCCGATATGTGTTCGCCCCCAAGAGGAAGGTGTACTCCTTCTCCCCCTCCTTCTCCAGCCAAGCCAGGTATTCCGGCCCCTCCAGACCCCACCAGCCGGGCCACCCCTCAGCCGAGGCATAGCCGTCCAGGGAGATGATCAGGTCGATCATCAGGCCCGCTGATGACGCCTCTGCGGTTGTCTCGCCCATGGCAGTCTCCTCGATCTTCGACGTCGGTGTCCCGTGGGCCCTTCGTCCAGGGACAGCCGGTTCCGGGCCTAGCCGAGCGCCCTACCCTCAAGTCCAGGACCGGCACCATGCTGTCCAGGTGCGGCATCGACGCCCGTGCCGGCAATGCTATCCCTCGAGCGATCAGACGTTCAAGGGGTCTCGTTGACTCACGAAAGGACTGCCTGGCTGTGCGAAACCCTACACAACATCGACTTTGCTAAAACGCTTGATCAGCATCCGAATTAACGCTAGGTTGCAGATGGTAAAACGCTTTAGCAGAATGGACATCACCGCGATGAAACGCTCAGTCTTCTTCCAGCCCACCCATGGATGGGTCGGAGATCTCATCCCCTTCGAGAAGGACGGGGAGTTCTGGCTCTTCTATCTTCACGAGGTCCGCACAGACCCGAAGCCGGGAACCTCGTGGAACCTCGTCACCACCAAAGACCTCACACAGTTTGAGGACCAGGGCGTTTCCCTCCAGCACGGAAGTGAAATCGACCTGGACTTCAACGCCTACACAGGCAGCGTCGTCGTCGATGGCACCGGCATCCACCATCTGTTCTACACGGGCCAAAACCCGGCCAACGTCGGACCGGACGGTGCGCCCCTTCAGCTCGTCATGCACGCCACGAGCACCGATGCCATGCAGACCTGGGTGAAGCACCCGGAACTCACCTTCGGCGCCCCGGACGGCTACGAGTCCGGCGACTGGCGGGATCCGTTCGTGTTCCGGGACGAGATCACAGGCCAGTGGCGGATGCTGCTGGCGGCAAGGCACTCCGCGGGGCCCGATCGCCGCCGCGGTGTTATAGCCCAGTGCGTCTCCAGCGACCTGGTGACCTGGCAGCACACGGAACCGTTCTGGGACCCACGCCGCTACATCACCCATGA from Arthrobacter pascens includes:
- a CDS encoding antibiotic biosynthesis monooxygenase family protein, with amino-acid sequence MITEHALLPVISGLEEDFEEAFDQARLIIASMPGFVSLSLSRSIETPSTYLLLVKWDSLEDHTVGFRGSAQYQQWRELLHRFYEPFPNVEHYELVNSDAR
- a CDS encoding AAA family ATPase; translation: MLIIGPIASGKSTLATTLADKLRSSGEAVVVVGLDTVAEMALPTLADWTWAHEVHGQLVGAWLEKPIPTVIAEGPGTPEEVEQIMRHVGSDVSVRKVLITTRYETALARATADPTRGISKDPEFLRRMHRRFEQTRPDIAHDLHFDTEELSSNEIAQRVMEGLPKLR
- a CDS encoding YybH family protein; translated protein: MIGLGRISTGERRREMSVDFDRAVTDSRRALDEILRGNAGGYKELYSRRDEITLGNPFGGFGRGWDGVEEQLDRAASYYRDGEATSIDTISQVVGADIAYCVLIERGRAKVGGSSEISDLAVRVTCVYALEDDGWKLVHRHADPRVGLLPAEAVLQA
- a CDS encoding nucleotidyltransferase domain-containing protein, translated to MLDHNEIVRLYGPWPHRTPADAVDLFSGYPGLWWIAGGWAIEAFAGIPRPHGDLDLSIPRSDVGLLREHLKQR
- the arfB gene encoding alternative ribosome rescue aminoacyl-tRNA hydrolase ArfB, with product MDLEVSPALTIPTSELGWRFSRSSGPGGQHVNTSDSRVELSWNIGDSAALTDGQRLMLITRLEPRLIAGVITVTASERRSQLRNREIALAKLADLVAEGLAPEAAPRRATKPTRGSNRRRLAAKEQRSATKRQRQRPSAE
- a CDS encoding dihydrofolate reductase family protein → MGETTAEASSAGLMIDLIISLDGYASAEGWPGWWGLEGPEYLAWLEKEGEKEYTFLLGANTYRLMSSMSEEAAAEDSGFSEDEGASLTGLVAVPKIVFSSTLKAPLTWPNSELVTGDAVAAVAEMKRTRTGPLSTLGSLSLSRSLLAAGLVDRFRLVVFPVITGRTGRERIYDGYPDVSLEMVNSRTFDGRLQLLEYVPTVLSGPPGSGPR